AAGGGTGTCAGATTTTTGCAATGAGAGTGATAGATGCCAAATCATATAAAggaattgaatttttttgggtTGGAACTCACCATTTTGCAAATTGTCGTCTTATTGTTCTTTCATCCAGTTCAGAGGTGAATGTTTAAGGTGGATCAGGTTTTCCTTTGGGCCGTTGTGTTTCAGAGGCCCCCCTGCTTGTCGTGTTTTTGCTGGTAGATGCTTGGGTTGGGCTGTCTAAATCctactttgtgtttttaggacagttttttttttttttttttattttatttttttttttttattttttttattttgaacaaacgatagtaTATATACTAAGAAAGTGGGGGAAGTGAGCTAAGTCTTACAATGAGTTTGCTAATAATGTGGAAGActtttcatttacaagtgaagagaaatatcactagaccgtagtactaagtagttTTAGGACATGTTAAGACTTTTAAAGAGTAGCCACTCGAGCAATGCTTGAGCTGTTCTTGAGAGGCTTCGGTGGAGGTTTTAGTGTCGCTCCAGGGGCCTCGAAAGGGCTTGAGCATTGCTCCTGGATCATCTTATTAGGTTTTCATTATATTATACTAATACATGACCACACataaagtgaaatattttacttttattttttaaattgaagcGTCGTAATCGGGGGAGCATAATCCCTTGTGTTTCCAGTTTGATTTGTTGAATCCAAATGTTGACTTTTAGATACATGGTCCCCAGATTTCAACTTGATATTTGATGCGTTTGTCTTCTCTTGTTGTAGGTTAAGGGTCGTGGTGTTTTGTTTTCATCTAATTAGGATCTCATCCACTTCCaaaaactacaacaaaaaaTGGTGTAGAGCCAAATCCTATCATCTTGAAATCTACATCATCCCTTTATCCTTTCTCTAACGCTATTATTgatagagagattttttagtatgcCTGAAACACAGGATGGTACACCACATAAGCTTTGACGAAACAATATTCCAAGTTAGTCATCCTGTCACACAacaatataatattttataggCTTAAGTGGATTAATAGTCTCCTTGTGAGCCTCATGTGCCAATAATTAATGGAGAGTTGacgaaattttcaattttgggtaTAAATCTAACAGACTTCACCATAATGACTTAAAtccttgtgtttttttttgtttttttgtttaccACATGAGCTATCTTCCAACTACCATGTTGCCACGGAAACTAATAATCCTATTAGGCCTATTATATTATAACATTATCGTTGTATGTAAGTCTCTTCAGACGAGCTTACATACAACAATGCAGGGGCAAATGGGTCTTTAACACTGAACAAGATTATGAAAGTTGCTTGCCGGCCGGCCGGCCGTCTAATGAGCTAATAATGCCACATGCGTTTGAAGGTTTTGTCAAACCAAACTTAACTTTTCTGTGACGTATGCCAAAAAAGTCGAAAACAACAACGCCACTCTTAATTAACAATTACTCGAATATCTACGCCTGCAAATTAGATATAAAACCAAGTTATATTAATTATTGGATCATTTGATGTTACGGAAAAACAAGAGAAGGGTTGTATGTTACACACATGAGAATAATTAAGTTGGTTACAACAACGTTTTGCACCAAAGAAATAATATACTGTTAATGTAGCGTCCAGTATCAATGAAATAGAATTATGTTTAATATTGTACTCATGTGTATTTATTTCATTAGCACTCCCCATATCTAAGTTGTTTTTGCTCTTCACACTTTGTCTCTCTTTTCTTGTACCATGGTATGTCTTGTTACTGAAAGAAAAGCAACAAGTGTTGTTGAAACCTAATCACAAATAAACAAGTGTCCaatcataatttctaattttaattATACAAACACGTGTCtatttgtaattaatttttcaacaGCACTTGCTACTCTTCTTTCAGCACCTAAGCAGGATTTTATGGACCATATAGCCATTTCCACACAGGAATTAAAATACAAGATTCCTTTCCACCTATAATCTAACAAGTGATTGAAAATTTGAATCTGACTGATTCCTTGACCCCATAAAAAATTTCTTATTTTagtaatatttttatttcttttatgcaGTTTCATATCCCGTCCCGTTGGGATTATGGGTTTATAATCCGACCTTTCTCCAGCGCCATTCTCACACCCCGCTGGATTCTGAAATCCCAGAAAAAGCCTGGACTCTAGAAATTGTCATTTGCTATGCACTTTGTCCAATCCAAGAGTCTTTGTCCGTTTTGAGCCTTGCAATTAGTCCTGGACTATATCATCCCTAGCTAAATCCATCTGCTATTCACAATCACGTATTGTCAGTTCATCACACTCTTTACCCGTAATTTCAGATCCTTCCACTCTCCACTCAAATCCCGTTTTTCGTAAATTAGattagtttagaatatcgctcGAAAAAAAGGGTTTGGCTTCCAAAAGGGAGGAGCTTTATAATCGAATTGTCAAAAAGTCGTTAAATTTATCATCTGGGATTCGATGGGTTTCGAAGGAGTGGAAGAATCGGGAGGGACGGAGGTGCCCCAGTCGAAGTTCAGGTACAACTCGCCGTTTGTCCAAGTGAGTCTGATCGGATTCGTCTGTTTCTGCTGCCCTGGCATGTTCAACGCCCTCTCCGGCATGGGCGGCGGAGGCCAGGTCGATCCGACCGCCTCCAACAACGCCTCCACCGCCCTCTACACCACCTTCGCCGTCTTCGGTATCCTCGGCGGCGGCATCTACAACATCCTCGGCCCCCGCCTCACCCTCCTCTCCGCCTGCTCCACCTACGTCCTATACGCCGGCTCATTCCTCTACTATAACCACCATAAGCACCAGGCTTTTGCTGTTGTTGCCGGAGCAATCCTCGGAATCGGCGCTGGCCTCCTCTGGGTCGGTCAAGGTGCCATCATGACGTCATACCCTCCCCCGAATCGAAAGGGGACGTACATCTCgcttttctggagcattttcaACATGGGCGGCGTCATCGGAGGACTAATCCCCTTTGTTCTTAATTACCACCGGAGCGAAGCGGCGTCCGTCAACGATGCAACTTACATCGGGTTCATGATTTTCATGTCCATCGGGACTCTTTTGACCCTCGCTATCCTGCCCCCCAGCAAAGTTGTCCGGGACGACGGGACTAAGTGTACGGACATTCAGTACTCAAATGTCACAACTGAGGCCATTGAGATTGTCAAGCTGTTTATAAATTGGAAAATGCTTCTTATAGTGCCGGCAGCTTGGTCGAGCAATTTTTTCTACACCTACCAATTCAACAATGTCAACAAGATTATGTTTAATCTGAGGACCAGAGGATTCAACAATGTGTTCTACTGGGGAGCGCAGATGTTGGGGTCCGTCGTGATTGGACACATCATGGATTTCAGCTTCAAGAGTAGGAGGATGAGGGGTTTCGCTGGCATTTCTGTGGTTGGTGTCATCGGGACTGCCATTTGGATTGGCGGACTTGCCAACCAGCTCAACTACTCTCGCGGCGATTTGCCAgagaagttggattttaagGACTCGGGATCTGCTTTCGCAGGACCATTCGTGTTGTATTTCAGCTTCGGGTTGCTTGATGCCATGTTCCAGAGCATGGTTTACTGGATCATTGGAGCCTTGGCGGATGACTCTGAAATTCTGAGCAGGTAACGTGCCTCGGTTCTCAAGTTTTAATCTCAGTGATCTTTGTGCATTTAGGCCATTTTCCGCGCGCGTGATTGGATTGGACTGGATACTCCAATCCGCGCACGAGACTTGGCCTTAAACTGTGATGCTAAATACGTGTTTTGTGCATGTATTTTACAGGTACGTTGGATTCTACAAGGGAATACAGAGTGCAGGGGCAGCAGTTGCTTGGCAAGTCGACACGCGCAAGGCGTCTTTCCTCGCCCAATTGGTTACGAATTTCGCGCTCAACACCGTGAGCTATCCGTTGCTAGTGGTTCTGATATTGCTGGCTGTGAAGGATGAAGGCAAGACTGATGTGGAGGAATTTACAATGGAGAAGGTTGCTGAGCCTGCAGCGTCAGGAAAGTGATCATAATGGTCGTCAGCTTAATTAGCATATCGAATTTGCCATAATCCATCCGAATATTTGTCTTAATTACGTTCACACGATCAAATCTTCATGCTTCAGTGTAATGAAAATGCTAGTGTAATTGATGTATCATGTTCAAATTGTCAAAGTATTTTACAGATTTATCGAAGTTCATGTTTTGAtaaaatttcctttaattttggaATGATTAGTTCTTGATCATGATTGTCTATTAGTTTCATGCCGGATTCTTTCATGCTTAAAAATTCAATGATCTCCGGCTTTCAAACGGCCCCTAAGGGAATGAATATTGGATTTGGAGTAGGTCAGTTGCCCCGTTGCACTTGAGTTTGAAACCGACCAGAATAGTTTGGAATATCACCAGAGAATGAATATTAACGTCTTCTTTTGACTAGAATAGTTTTTAATACCAACGAAGGATGGATATTGacgtctttttttctttttccatgtAAAGTTTGTAACACAACAGGATATGTAACACAAATTTTGATTGATCTACAGAAGGAAATGGCGGTCCTAATTAACATTTTTTGtgacaaaatttatttttaaaacatacATGATTAATAAATAATTCTggcatatacatataaatgaattaaaatatagGATTTTCACTACTTAATATATAATTCTGGCACATACACATAAACTTCATGGCTTTAGGGTTCTTGTATTTTGGGatacattaattaatataaagCTGGATTGGAAGCGCATGCAATGCGATCAAACAATAACAAGAGGTGCATCCTTAGCCTTGTCCTCTGCCGCGGCCGGAGCTGCTGCCTTTGCTACATCCTCCTCCGTGGCCTTTGGATTGATCTCCACCGCTGGCTCCTCTTCTTTCGCCTTCCGTGCAGGCTCCTCTTCTTTCGCCTTCCGTGCAGGCTCCTCCACCAGCTCTTTCCCCTTGGTCTCCTTCACAGCCTCAACGAGATTAATCTCCGCCAGTTGCTTGGCAACAACTTCGGCTTGATCCTTTTCAGTTGCTACCACATCAGCCTCGGCCGCAGCCTCAGCCTCCTTCTCCTTTGGCTTTGAGAGGTCTACCAAAGGTGCTTCAGTGGTGGTCTCCTCTTGTTTCGCATCCTGGTTGGTAGTGGCGGTGGTGGTTGTAGTAGTGGCCTCACCCTCCTGAGGGCCATCAGCCTTCTTGGGGCTGGTGGTCTCGCTAGGGAGGGTCTCTGGGCGAGGGGTGTCGAACTCCTTTGGCTTGCTCGCACAGCCTCCCATGATTTGATTCGGTTGATGGGACGAGTGAGCGAGTTTTGGAGTTGGACGTCGGGGTCCGGGATATTAGGTATTAATTTATCAAAGGAGAGGAGGGGCGGTGTTTGAGGCTGAGGGAAAATGATTAAGGACAGAATGGGTTCATATAGTGGAACAAGAGGTCTTATGTTTAGGAGAAATTGTTGGTCATCAGCCTGGCAATTACCTGCATTTTCAAACCCGACAACTCTACTTCTGTTTCTCCTCCGATTTTCTTGCTGGGAAATTAGAGGAGGTGGTCTTCCAGTTCGTTATTACAGTTGGTCGTTTTCAAATTTTGTGCGGCTGTCCCCTTCGCCCCGTGTCTCTTGTTCCCAAAATTTAGAGCAACAACcccttcaaaaaataaaataaaataccaaTTAACTATACTAATTACTAAAAGTGAAACTATTAAGCAAAATGTGTGGAAGCTAGACTTGTGGTCAGAATGAGGTTGAAATGTTTCCGTGAGTCTTTTCGGTCTCCGAAATGGGTGGATAATCTTGACTTGCCACTAATTGTTTCCcttaagaaataaaaataaaaactattaaGCAAAACTATAAACATATGGTTCTTTCCTTGCGGATCAAGCCACGTAATTTTCAAATGGGTGATCGAATGGGTTAAACCCGCGACAAATGTAGCCATTTCATATTTCGTTCTGATT
This region of Malus domestica chromosome 07, GDT2T_hap1 genomic DNA includes:
- the LOC103410338 gene encoding UNC93-like protein 1 encodes the protein MGFEGVEESGGTEVPQSKFRYNSPFVQVSLIGFVCFCCPGMFNALSGMGGGGQVDPTASNNASTALYTTFAVFGILGGGIYNILGPRLTLLSACSTYVLYAGSFLYYNHHKHQAFAVVAGAILGIGAGLLWVGQGAIMTSYPPPNRKGTYISLFWSIFNMGGVIGGLIPFVLNYHRSEAASVNDATYIGFMIFMSIGTLLTLAILPPSKVVRDDGTKCTDIQYSNVTTEAIEIVKLFINWKMLLIVPAAWSSNFFYTYQFNNVNKIMFNLRTRGFNNVFYWGAQMLGSVVIGHIMDFSFKSRRMRGFAGISVVGVIGTAIWIGGLANQLNYSRGDLPEKLDFKDSGSAFAGPFVLYFSFGLLDAMFQSMVYWIIGALADDSEILSRYVGFYKGIQSAGAAVAWQVDTRKASFLAQLVTNFALNTVSYPLLVVLILLAVKDEGKTDVEEFTMEKVAEPAASGK
- the LOC103410400 gene encoding uncharacterized protein, translating into MGGCASKPKEFDTPRPETLPSETTSPKKADGPQEGEATTTTTTATTNQDAKQEETTTEAPLVDLSKPKEKEAEAAAEADVVATEKDQAEVVAKQLAEINLVEAVKETKGKELVEEPARKAKEEEPARKAKEEEPAVEINPKATEEDVAKAAAPAAAEDKAKDAPLVIV